The Aneurinibacillus sp. REN35 genome window below encodes:
- the tpiA gene encoding triose-phosphate isomerase, protein MQRTPIIAGNWKMHKTMTEAREFAHAVRSLVPEEKVDTVICAPFTALDALVQELEEYPAIAIGAQNMHWEESGAYTGEISASMLTGLGVEYVIIGHSERREYFAETDETVNKKTKAAFAHGLIPIVCVGENLEQREGGKTKEWVRDQVLRAVEGLASEQAKQLVIAYEPIWAIGTGKSSSAEDAQDVIAFIRGTVEDAFDAQVAAQVRIQYGGSVKPDNIRTYMEQADIDGALVGGASLTPDSFLQLLEGTVGGRK, encoded by the coding sequence ATGCAGAGAACACCGATTATTGCGGGAAACTGGAAAATGCATAAAACAATGACGGAAGCGCGTGAATTCGCACATGCTGTCCGTTCGCTTGTTCCGGAAGAAAAAGTGGACACGGTAATCTGCGCGCCGTTTACTGCGTTGGATGCGCTTGTGCAGGAGCTAGAAGAGTATCCGGCGATAGCCATTGGCGCACAGAATATGCACTGGGAAGAGTCCGGCGCATATACCGGGGAGATTAGCGCAAGCATGCTGACAGGTCTCGGTGTAGAATATGTCATTATCGGTCACTCTGAACGACGCGAATATTTTGCGGAGACGGATGAGACGGTTAATAAGAAGACAAAAGCGGCATTCGCGCATGGCTTGATTCCGATCGTATGTGTTGGTGAGAATCTGGAGCAGCGTGAAGGCGGGAAGACAAAAGAATGGGTACGTGATCAGGTGCTGCGTGCTGTGGAAGGTCTGGCAAGTGAGCAGGCGAAGCAGCTTGTTATTGCATACGAACCAATCTGGGCAATCGGAACAGGCAAATCATCCTCGGCTGAAGATGCACAGGATGTCATTGCGTTTATTCGCGGAACGGTGGAAGACGCCTTTGATGCTCAGGTAGCAGCCCAAGTTCGTATCCAATATGGCGGTTCGGTTAAGCCAGACAATATTAGAACATACATGGAACAGGCGGATATTGATGGCGCACTCGTTGGAGGTGCAAGCCTGACGCCGGATTCGTTCCTTCAATTGTTAGAGGGTACAGTAGGAGGCAGGAAGTAA
- a CDS encoding phosphoglycerate kinase, protein MNKKSVRDVDVKGKRVFCRFDFNVPMEEGRITDDTRIRAALPTIEYLMQNGARVIMSSHFGRPKGKVVEEMRLNAVAERLSQLLGQPVKKVDEVFSETVKEEAEKLHDGEAMLLENVRFHPGEEKNDEELAKQFASLADLFVNDAFGTAHRAHASTAGVAAHIEGVAGFLMEKEIEFLGHTISQPERPFTAIIGGAKVKDKIGVIENLLEKVDNLIVGGGLSNTFIKAKGYDVGSSLLEEEKVELAKEFMEIAKQKGVNFLIPIDVVVADKFAADAQTKTVDVDAIPEGWQALDIGPKTIELYKQAVLDSKTVVWNGPMGVFEMDAFAEGTNAIARTLKEVRGTTIIGGGDSVAAVEKAGVASEMTHISTGGGASLEFMEGKELPGVAVLADK, encoded by the coding sequence ATGAACAAAAAGTCTGTTCGCGATGTTGATGTGAAAGGGAAACGCGTATTCTGCCGCTTCGATTTCAATGTACCGATGGAAGAAGGCCGTATTACCGACGATACGCGCATCCGTGCGGCACTGCCGACCATTGAATATTTAATGCAGAATGGCGCGCGCGTCATTATGTCGAGCCATTTTGGCCGTCCGAAGGGCAAAGTGGTAGAAGAGATGAGGTTGAACGCGGTAGCGGAGCGTCTTTCCCAACTTCTTGGCCAGCCGGTGAAGAAGGTGGATGAAGTCTTTAGTGAGACGGTTAAAGAAGAAGCAGAGAAATTACATGATGGCGAAGCGATGCTTCTTGAAAACGTACGCTTTCATCCGGGTGAGGAAAAAAATGATGAAGAGCTGGCCAAGCAGTTTGCCTCGCTTGCCGATCTGTTTGTTAACGATGCATTCGGTACAGCACACCGAGCGCATGCTTCGACTGCGGGTGTTGCGGCTCATATTGAAGGTGTTGCCGGTTTTCTAATGGAGAAGGAAATTGAATTCCTTGGTCACACTATTTCTCAACCGGAGCGACCGTTTACAGCGATCATTGGCGGTGCGAAAGTGAAGGATAAGATTGGCGTGATTGAAAACTTATTGGAGAAAGTGGATAATTTAATTGTAGGCGGTGGCCTATCTAATACATTTATCAAAGCGAAAGGCTATGATGTGGGCAGCTCTTTACTTGAAGAAGAAAAGGTGGAGTTAGCCAAAGAATTCATGGAGATAGCCAAGCAGAAGGGCGTTAACTTCCTTATTCCGATTGATGTTGTGGTGGCGGATAAGTTCGCGGCTGATGCACAGACCAAAACGGTCGATGTGGACGCTATTCCAGAAGGATGGCAGGCGCTTGATATCGGACCGAAAACAATCGAATTATATAAACAAGCAGTTCTTGATTCAAAAACGGTCGTCTGGAACGGTCCGATGGGCGTATTTGAAATGGATGCGTTCGCAGAAGGAACGAATGCAATCGCACGTACGCTAAAAGAAGTACGGGGTACAACAATTATTGGCGGCGGTGATTCCGTAGCCGCAGTAGAAAAAGCTGGCGTAGCGAGCGAGATGACACATATTTCAACAGGCGGTGGAGCGTCGCTTGAGTTTATGGAAGGTAAAGAACTTCCAGGTGTGGCGGTCCTGGCCGACAAATAA
- the gap gene encoding type I glyceraldehyde-3-phosphate dehydrogenase — translation MMTKIAINGFGRIGRNVARIALQNPEVELVGINDLTDAATLAHLFKYDSVHGTYHEDVRVDGDSIIVGDRTIKVSAERDPANLPWKEWGVEVVVESTGRFTKREDAAKHLEAGAKKVIISAPGKNEDITIVLGVNEENYDPANHHVISNASCTTNCLAPFAKVLSDTFGIRRGLMTTVHAYTNDQQILDLPHKDLRRARAAGMSIIPTSTGAARAVSLVLPELKGKLNGFAMRVPTPNVSVVDLVVELEKNASVEEVNQALKQASENEMKGILGYSEEPLVSRDYNGDPHSSTIDALSTMVIEDNMVKVVSWYDNEWGYSNRVIDLINYVAKKGL, via the coding sequence ATCATGACAAAGATTGCGATTAATGGTTTTGGACGTATTGGGCGTAACGTGGCGCGGATTGCGCTGCAGAATCCGGAAGTGGAATTGGTAGGCATTAATGATTTGACGGACGCTGCCACGCTGGCTCATCTTTTTAAATACGATTCTGTTCATGGCACATATCATGAAGATGTACGAGTAGATGGGGATTCGATTATTGTTGGTGACCGCACGATTAAGGTATCCGCTGAACGTGACCCGGCCAACCTGCCGTGGAAAGAGTGGGGTGTAGAAGTCGTTGTAGAATCGACAGGTCGCTTCACAAAACGTGAAGACGCAGCAAAGCACCTTGAAGCAGGCGCCAAAAAAGTGATCATTTCTGCTCCGGGGAAAAATGAAGACATTACGATTGTGCTTGGTGTAAACGAAGAAAATTATGATCCGGCCAATCACCATGTCATCTCCAATGCATCCTGCACAACGAACTGTTTGGCGCCATTCGCTAAAGTGCTGAGTGATACGTTTGGCATTCGCCGTGGGCTGATGACGACGGTACACGCCTATACGAATGACCAGCAGATTCTGGATCTGCCTCATAAAGATTTACGCCGTGCGCGTGCAGCGGGCATGTCGATCATTCCGACGTCAACCGGTGCGGCACGTGCCGTATCGCTTGTGCTGCCGGAGCTTAAAGGCAAGCTTAACGGATTTGCCATGCGTGTGCCGACCCCGAACGTATCGGTTGTTGACCTGGTGGTAGAACTGGAGAAAAACGCATCTGTAGAAGAAGTTAACCAGGCGTTGAAGCAGGCATCGGAAAATGAGATGAAAGGCATTCTAGGCTATTCGGAAGAGCCGCTTGTATCTCGTGATTATAACGGAGATCCGCATTCTTCGACCATTGATGCGCTGTCCACGATGGTGATTGAGGATAACATGGTAAAAGTGGTGTCCTGGTACGATAATGAGTGGGGTTATTCAAATCGTGTGATAGATTTAATTAATTATGTCGCCAAAAAAGGGCTGTAA
- a CDS encoding sugar-binding transcriptional regulator, with amino-acid sequence MTESNWASLLQRMAPEVIAVMENRYKVLRQIRLLQPVGRRALADVMQSTERVIRREVEFLREQRLIDANRAGMFVTSDGENMIESFHPFWKEVGGIRQLESEAARRLFVQKVIIVPGNTDESEWTKDDMARQAAGEFARIIEDGFVIAIAGGSSVARMAQYVQPSSTAKNVTLVPARGALGDEVDMESNTVTARFARNLEASYLQLHLPDILEEETLRNIQRDPGISGVLDRIHHAKVLIHGIGAAEEMSRRRGLSEEIVRILKENDAVSEVFGYYFNGPGELVYRMNTVGMQMEQVQTLDCVLAVAGGKSKAKAILSYIRNRSNYVLVTDEAAVREMFALLDERE; translated from the coding sequence TTGACGGAATCCAACTGGGCTTCCCTGCTTCAGCGCATGGCGCCTGAAGTCATTGCCGTAATGGAGAATCGATATAAAGTCCTCCGGCAGATTCGCCTGCTTCAACCTGTGGGGCGGCGCGCGCTGGCTGATGTGATGCAGAGTACAGAAAGAGTGATTCGGCGAGAAGTTGAATTTTTACGGGAGCAGCGATTGATTGATGCTAACCGTGCCGGGATGTTTGTGACTTCAGATGGGGAAAATATGATCGAATCGTTTCATCCTTTCTGGAAAGAGGTAGGAGGTATACGTCAACTGGAATCGGAGGCGGCCCGCCGTCTTTTTGTGCAAAAAGTCATTATTGTTCCTGGAAATACGGATGAAAGTGAATGGACGAAGGATGATATGGCGCGGCAGGCCGCAGGAGAGTTTGCACGCATCATAGAGGATGGGTTCGTCATTGCGATAGCGGGCGGAAGTTCAGTAGCTCGTATGGCACAGTATGTACAGCCTTCTTCTACAGCAAAGAATGTAACACTGGTTCCGGCTCGTGGGGCGCTTGGTGATGAGGTTGATATGGAGTCGAATACGGTAACAGCTCGTTTCGCTCGTAATTTAGAAGCTTCCTATCTTCAACTGCATCTCCCGGATATCTTAGAAGAAGAGACGCTGCGCAATATTCAGCGTGATCCGGGAATCTCCGGTGTACTTGATCGGATTCATCATGCCAAAGTACTGATCCATGGAATTGGAGCCGCAGAAGAAATGTCACGGCGGCGCGGTTTGAGTGAGGAGATTGTTCGTATACTAAAGGAGAATGACGCGGTATCTGAAGTATTTGGCTATTATTTTAATGGCCCGGGTGAATTGGTATACCGGATGAACACAGTAGGAATGCAGATGGAGCAGGTGCAGACATTGGATTGTGTACTGGCGGTTGCAGGTGGAAAGAGTAAGGCCAAAGCAATCCTGTCATATATAAGAAATCGAAGCAATTATGTACTGGTTACAGACGAGGCAGCCGTACGTGAGATGTTTGCTTTATTGGATGAAAGAGAATAA
- a CDS encoding glutaredoxin family protein, with product MNLHQQPFRIIIYTREGCGLCNKAKEKVERVARDYPIELTMKDIAQDPELEEAYGQLIPVVYIDEEKVFVSKMTELWLRRELEIRSME from the coding sequence ATGAATTTGCACCAACAGCCATTTCGCATCATCATTTATACAAGGGAAGGATGCGGATTGTGCAACAAAGCAAAAGAAAAGGTTGAACGTGTTGCGCGAGATTATCCGATTGAGCTTACCATGAAAGACATCGCACAAGATCCGGAATTGGAAGAAGCATATGGTCAATTGATTCCTGTTGTGTATATTGATGAAGAAAAAGTGTTTGTCTCAAAGATGACAGAGCTATGGCTGCGACGTGAGCTGGAGATTCGCTCGATGGAGTGA